The following coding sequences are from one Saprospiraceae bacterium window:
- a CDS encoding DNA-directed RNA polymerase subunit omega, with product MTDIKTQATGINPNIQARDVKDLAARTGNIYETINVIAKRASQLSNDLKVELHDKLEEFASSSDTIEEVHENKEQIEISKFYEKLPNPVLIAVDEYINGSIEFQYKSENEEEK from the coding sequence AGGAATAAATCCTAATATCCAAGCCAGAGATGTCAAAGATCTAGCCGCCCGTACAGGAAATATCTACGAAACCATCAACGTCATCGCCAAAAGAGCCAGCCAGCTCTCCAACGATCTAAAAGTTGAACTGCACGACAAACTGGAAGAATTTGCCTCCAGCTCAGATACCATCGAAGAGGTACACGAAAACAAGGAGCAGATTGAAATCTCAAAATTTTACGAAAAGCTTCCAAATCCAGTATTGATAGCTGTGGATGAATATATCAATGGCAGCATCGAATTCCAATACAAATCAGAAAACGAGGAGGAGAAATAA